One genomic segment of Cerasicoccus sp. TK19100 includes these proteins:
- a CDS encoding sensor histidine kinase, with amino-acid sequence MKKLRNRLYVALLPLQLLLVGLALWTFFLLANLEELVSDAKTSHEEFAEVTDNALFRLREMQVLIEMTAEVDGRSLRSDIRQSKLEYLQAIELIRVNPNAQSTDSLTALITINEQIDPRMETMLRAMNDPMIAQRRMEMLNLFQEAETLLERLSTAAIDDLLNLQDAFRERLRLSFAVLGAGILLGVFGTLLISRQIGRMILNPLENLEDKLEDVSRGNLDVEADLSRRDEIGKLAHAFNQMVHKLREYKSLTDQKLLSTTRTFRSVLQRTPHATLFLTSDLKVFFANPQAGSLLEAPEFKKGLPRALKKFAQDAMDSGDIVVMDRLQEALRINVGGQPLYFLVAAFPVDLVDTEDFDSGAFNAEGVAIFLQDVTKMKLADNLKGNVVATVSHELKTPLTSARMSLYLLSEESVGPLNEEQRELVDTAKEDLERQLATIQNLLDLSRIEQSDKRLIKDTCRANGIIDRSIMAHRELANSCGVKLVAEPAPEDPFIHVDEKRIEIVLNNFVSNALRHAPEHSEVIVQTVVEKDRVRFSVFDEGPGVPDDMRDIIFERYAQGEDSRRHGSAGLGLHISKEIITDHGGDIGCDSVLGQGSNFYFLLQRVTEPESEQTIESSTEHNHV; translated from the coding sequence ATGAAAAAACTTCGCAATCGGCTCTATGTCGCGCTTCTGCCTTTGCAGTTGCTGTTGGTTGGGCTGGCTCTGTGGACATTCTTCCTGCTCGCGAATCTCGAAGAGCTCGTTAGTGACGCAAAAACCTCACACGAGGAGTTTGCCGAAGTAACCGATAATGCCTTGTTCCGCCTGCGTGAAATGCAGGTGCTGATCGAGATGACTGCCGAGGTCGATGGCCGCAGCCTGCGGTCGGACATCCGTCAATCCAAGCTGGAATATCTGCAAGCCATCGAACTAATCCGCGTCAACCCCAACGCTCAAAGCACGGATTCCTTGACGGCGCTTATCACGATCAATGAGCAGATCGATCCGCGCATGGAGACGATGCTCCGTGCGATGAATGATCCGATGATTGCCCAACGGCGCATGGAGATGCTGAATCTTTTCCAGGAAGCAGAGACGTTGCTGGAGCGCCTGTCGACGGCCGCGATCGACGACCTGCTCAACCTGCAAGACGCCTTCCGCGAGCGCTTGCGGTTATCTTTTGCCGTCCTCGGCGCGGGTATTTTGCTGGGGGTCTTTGGCACCTTGCTCATTAGCCGTCAGATCGGGCGCATGATCCTCAACCCGCTGGAAAACCTGGAGGACAAGTTGGAGGATGTGAGCCGGGGTAACCTCGATGTGGAGGCCGATCTGAGCCGCCGCGATGAGATTGGCAAGCTGGCCCACGCCTTCAACCAAATGGTCCACAAGCTGCGTGAATACAAATCGCTGACCGACCAAAAGCTCCTCTCGACCACGCGGACTTTCCGCAGTGTGCTGCAGCGCACACCGCACGCGACCCTGTTCCTGACCAGTGACCTCAAGGTCTTCTTCGCCAACCCGCAGGCTGGTTCGCTGCTCGAAGCACCGGAGTTTAAAAAAGGCCTGCCGCGCGCGCTCAAGAAGTTTGCCCAAGACGCGATGGACTCGGGTGACATTGTGGTGATGGATCGCTTGCAGGAGGCACTGCGAATTAACGTTGGCGGCCAGCCATTGTATTTTCTGGTGGCTGCATTTCCCGTCGACCTGGTGGACACGGAAGACTTCGACTCCGGTGCTTTTAACGCCGAGGGCGTCGCGATTTTCCTCCAGGACGTCACCAAGATGAAGCTTGCGGACAACCTGAAGGGCAACGTCGTCGCCACCGTTAGCCATGAGCTGAAGACGCCGCTGACCAGCGCCCGCATGTCGCTCTACCTGCTCAGCGAGGAGTCCGTCGGCCCGCTGAATGAGGAGCAGCGAGAGCTGGTCGACACCGCCAAGGAAGACCTGGAGCGGCAATTGGCGACTATCCAAAATCTCCTCGACCTGAGCCGCATCGAGCAAAGCGATAAGCGACTGATCAAGGACACCTGCCGCGCCAATGGCATCATTGATCGCTCGATCATGGCGCACCGCGAGCTGGCGAACTCATGCGGAGTAAAGTTGGTCGCCGAGCCTGCGCCGGAGGACCCGTTTATCCATGTTGACGAGAAGCGCATTGAAATCGTTTTGAATAATTTCGTTTCCAACGCACTGCGCCACGCGCCGGAGCACTCGGAAGTCATCGTGCAAACCGTGGTAGAAAAAGACCGCGTGCGGTTCAGCGTTTTCGATGAAGGCCCCGGTGTGCCGGACGATATGCGCGACATCATCTTCGAGCGTTATGCGCAGGGGGAGGACAGCCGGCGACACGGCAGCGCTGGCCTTGGGCTGCATATTTCCAAGGAGATCATTACCGATCACGGCGGGGATATCGGCTGCGATTCCGTCTTGGGCCAAGGGAGCAATTTTTACTTTCTGCTGCAACGCGTGACCGAGCCGGAGTCAGAGCAAACCATAGAATCATCAACCGAACACAACCATGTCTAA
- a CDS encoding DUF883 family protein — protein sequence MSNKTSTTKTSTADKLAQDRDKLVADLKLLVEDAKHLTADASDATSEFASEKAEHVREQLNDVMAKLKAEGEHVAGKAKDTTQDLEKLIKKHPWQSLGIAVVAGIVIDRFMRD from the coding sequence ATGTCTAATAAAACATCCACTACAAAGACATCCACTGCGGATAAACTCGCTCAAGACCGCGACAAGTTGGTCGCTGATCTCAAGCTCTTGGTCGAAGACGCCAAGCACTTAACCGCTGACGCCAGCGACGCTACCTCGGAGTTTGCATCCGAAAAGGCAGAGCATGTGCGAGAGCAGCTAAATGACGTCATGGCCAAGCTCAAGGCCGAGGGGGAACATGTCGCCGGGAAGGCGAAAGACACCACTCAGGACCTTGAAAAGCTGATCAAGAAGCATCCTTGGCAGTCACTCGGCATCGCCGTAGTTGCCGGGATTGTTATTGACCGCTTTATGCGAGATTAA
- a CDS encoding phage holin family protein, translating into MNPLESAGAIGQTLLQMLESRIELFGVEYRMEKARLAALVGVACLAASSLVLAGVAGIVALAMATPEKYQTFVMAAVCFFFLVILGACIGAAFYLMDQKRTPFSETRQELRKDVACLSSVLKKKK; encoded by the coding sequence ATGAATCCGCTGGAATCCGCCGGCGCTATTGGCCAGACGTTGCTCCAGATGCTGGAGTCGCGCATCGAGCTCTTTGGCGTCGAATACCGCATGGAAAAGGCTCGGCTCGCGGCCTTGGTAGGCGTTGCCTGCCTGGCTGCATCGAGCCTGGTCCTGGCGGGCGTTGCCGGAATCGTGGCGCTGGCGATGGCCACACCCGAGAAATATCAGACCTTCGTCATGGCGGCGGTGTGTTTCTTTTTCCTGGTTATTCTGGGCGCATGCATTGGCGCTGCATTCTACCTGATGGACCAGAAACGCACGCCATTCTCTGAAACCCGCCAAGAACTTCGAAAAGACGTCGCATGTTTATCTTCCGTTCTGAAAAAGAAGAAATAG
- a CDS encoding cryptochrome/photolyase family protein, whose protein sequence is MSTVALIYPHQLFRQPPARGCPLYLIEDPLLFGTDRHWPLNAHRQRLVLHRASMQAYRKELEGNGHDVRYVDLPQGGNSDSTTILRAAIPKSIERLSVYDPHDDVLERRLQRFAEERGIELSTEPTPAFVTPAEFLEKHTGADAKKPFMATFYQAQRKRMKILLNDDGKPVGGQWSFDADNRKKLPKDYPVPDAPRARRNHYVDEAVDWVKDRFADNLGSLDRFEWPVTRVAAQSWLDTFLEERFADFGPYEDALSGRHRVLFHSAITPALNIGLLTPQEVVDAALSHAEKHDIPLNSLEGFIRQVIGWREFMCGIYRHRGVEIRNGNFWNFRRKMPQCFYDASTGIPPVDDAISRALEHGWLHHIERLMVLGNFMLLCRIHPTAVYQWFMELFVDAYDWVMVPNVYGMSQFADGGTFTTKPYLSGSNYIRKMSRYAKGDWCDTWDGLYWSFIADHEDFFADNQRLAMMARTWNKMDEAKQRNHQHNAEAFLRGL, encoded by the coding sequence ATGTCAACGGTTGCGCTGATCTACCCGCATCAACTCTTTCGCCAACCACCGGCACGAGGCTGCCCGCTCTACCTGATTGAAGACCCGCTGCTGTTTGGCACGGATCGGCACTGGCCGTTAAATGCCCACCGCCAGCGCCTGGTGCTCCACCGCGCCTCGATGCAAGCCTACCGCAAGGAGCTGGAAGGCAACGGCCACGATGTGCGCTACGTGGATCTCCCGCAGGGGGGCAACAGCGACTCTACCACCATACTGCGCGCGGCGATTCCCAAGAGCATCGAACGGCTCTCGGTTTATGATCCGCATGACGACGTACTCGAACGCCGCTTGCAACGCTTTGCCGAGGAGCGCGGCATCGAGCTCTCCACTGAGCCCACGCCCGCCTTTGTCACACCAGCCGAGTTTCTGGAGAAGCATACCGGCGCGGACGCGAAAAAGCCCTTCATGGCGACCTTTTATCAGGCGCAGCGCAAGCGGATGAAAATCTTGCTCAATGACGACGGCAAACCCGTGGGTGGGCAGTGGTCCTTTGACGCCGACAACCGTAAAAAACTGCCCAAAGACTACCCGGTGCCTGATGCACCACGCGCGCGGCGAAACCACTACGTCGACGAGGCAGTGGATTGGGTGAAAGACCGTTTCGCCGATAATCTCGGCTCGCTGGACAGGTTTGAGTGGCCCGTCACCCGCGTGGCTGCGCAGAGTTGGCTGGATACGTTTTTAGAAGAGCGATTTGCCGATTTCGGCCCCTATGAAGACGCTTTGTCCGGCCGTCACCGGGTGCTGTTTCACTCCGCCATCACACCCGCGCTCAACATTGGCCTGCTGACGCCGCAGGAGGTAGTCGACGCTGCGCTTAGCCATGCGGAAAAGCACGACATCCCGCTCAATTCGTTGGAGGGCTTCATTCGGCAAGTCATTGGATGGCGGGAGTTTATGTGCGGCATTTATCGCCACCGTGGCGTGGAGATCCGGAATGGGAATTTCTGGAATTTCCGGCGCAAGATGCCGCAATGCTTCTACGATGCGTCGACGGGTATCCCGCCGGTCGACGACGCCATCAGCCGCGCGCTCGAGCACGGTTGGCTGCACCACATTGAGCGCCTCATGGTGCTGGGTAATTTTATGCTGCTCTGCCGCATTCACCCGACTGCTGTCTATCAGTGGTTTATGGAATTATTTGTCGACGCCTACGACTGGGTCATGGTGCCTAATGTTTACGGCATGTCGCAGTTCGCCGACGGGGGGACGTTTACCACGAAGCCGTATCTTTCGGGCTCGAATTACATCCGCAAAATGTCCCGCTACGCCAAGGGAGACTGGTGCGATACGTGGGATGGCCTTTACTGGAGCTTCATCGCCGACCACGAAGATTTCTTTGCTGATAACCAACGACTGGCGATGATGGCGCGCACGTGGAACAAAATGGACGAGGCAAAGCAGCGAAATCACCAGCATAATGCAGAAGCATTTCTCCGTGGATTGTAG
- a CDS encoding UDP-2,3-diacylglucosamine diphosphatase, whose translation MKKPVLKYKTIVLSDVHLGTNDCKAEEVNFFLKHTRCDKLILNGDIIDGWSLKRKLNWKKSHTWFIRRILKIAEKRKSEVIYVRGNHDDFLAGYLPLMFDRLQIVEEHIHHGEKGDYLVVHGDCFDAVTTHSKFVSILGDVGYQQLLRINRLYNKWRAFRGKEYYSLSKAIKAKVKQAVSHISDFEDHLQALASKRGCMGIICGHIHTPEDKMIGDTHYLNSGDWVESLTALVEDKDGNWEVLDYGEFCIRLHEKAELEQRKTPLPPVRDGEEIKVAKEDTNVIWLDELDEEELAAPHA comes from the coding sequence ATGAAAAAGCCTGTCCTGAAATACAAAACCATCGTTCTTTCGGACGTTCACCTCGGCACGAATGATTGTAAGGCCGAGGAAGTTAACTTTTTTCTCAAGCACACCCGCTGCGATAAATTAATCCTCAATGGAGATATTATCGACGGGTGGAGTCTTAAGCGGAAGCTTAATTGGAAGAAGAGCCACACGTGGTTTATCCGCCGTATCTTGAAGATAGCCGAAAAACGAAAGTCAGAGGTGATCTACGTGCGCGGCAATCACGACGACTTTCTGGCTGGCTACCTGCCGCTGATGTTTGATCGCCTACAAATCGTCGAAGAGCACATCCACCACGGCGAAAAGGGCGACTACCTCGTCGTCCATGGAGACTGCTTTGACGCGGTTACGACGCACTCGAAATTCGTTTCGATTCTGGGCGATGTCGGCTACCAGCAGTTGCTGCGCATCAACCGCCTCTACAACAAGTGGCGCGCCTTCCGCGGTAAGGAATATTACTCGCTGAGCAAGGCGATCAAGGCGAAGGTCAAACAGGCCGTCAGCCACATCTCGGATTTTGAAGATCACCTGCAAGCCCTGGCTTCGAAGCGCGGTTGCATGGGGATCATTTGCGGGCACATCCACACGCCCGAGGACAAGATGATCGGCGACACACATTACCTGAATTCGGGTGATTGGGTCGAGTCGCTGACCGCGCTCGTCGAAGACAAAGACGGCAATTGGGAAGTCCTCGACTATGGCGAGTTCTGCATCCGCCTGCACGAAAAGGCTGAGCTCGAGCAACGCAAAACACCGCTGCCTCCCGTCCGCGATGGCGAGGAGATCAAGGTCGCCAAGGAAGACACGAACGTCATCTGGCTGGACGAGCTCGACGAAGAAGAACTTGCCGCGCCTCATGCCTAG
- a CDS encoding alkaline phosphatase family protein produces the protein MNTAPRLAVLNVVGLSQRHLGQHTPNLQKLAQRTAVAAIEPVAPANTCSAQATYLTGQLPSQHGIVANGWYDRELAEHHFWKQSNHLMQGRKLWHFLRRDRPEATVAQLFWWFNMYAHVNYAITPRPLYLADGGKVFDVHTTPMDLRERVKADLGEFPFRQFWGPASGIESSQWIARSAQWIEEKHAPDVSLVYLPHLDYCMMKLGPDDASIPAELHAIDQVVGELVACYDARGVQVIVLSEYGITPVSRPVHLNRLFRERGWLSIKDELGTETLDKGASRAFALADHQCAHIYVQDESILGEVSRLLEATPGVGEIYDADTKARVGLDHPRSGELVVLSEPDSWFTYYYWLDDAKAPDFARTVDIHRKPGFDPVELFIDPSIAMPKLKLAGKLLRKKLGLRTLFDVIPLDANLVKGSHGHRPADQQDWPLIIGASDQSAAGSIASTDVLGVMLEHLR, from the coding sequence ATGAACACTGCACCTCGCCTAGCCGTACTCAATGTCGTTGGCCTGAGCCAGCGCCACTTGGGCCAGCATACGCCCAACCTGCAAAAGCTGGCGCAACGAACGGCGGTCGCCGCCATCGAACCCGTCGCGCCCGCCAACACCTGCAGCGCGCAGGCGACTTACCTGACTGGTCAGCTGCCCAGCCAGCACGGCATCGTCGCCAACGGCTGGTATGACCGCGAGCTGGCCGAGCATCATTTCTGGAAACAAAGCAACCACCTGATGCAGGGCCGCAAGCTCTGGCACTTCCTGCGCCGCGACCGCCCGGAGGCGACCGTAGCCCAGCTATTCTGGTGGTTCAACATGTATGCCCACGTCAACTACGCCATCACGCCACGGCCGCTCTACCTGGCCGACGGCGGCAAGGTGTTCGATGTCCACACGACCCCCATGGACCTGCGTGAGCGCGTGAAGGCGGACCTCGGCGAGTTTCCGTTTCGGCAGTTCTGGGGGCCCGCCAGCGGCATCGAGTCCTCCCAGTGGATAGCGCGCTCCGCGCAGTGGATTGAGGAAAAACATGCGCCGGATGTGTCGCTCGTTTACCTGCCGCACCTCGACTACTGCATGATGAAGCTCGGGCCGGACGATGCGTCCATCCCCGCCGAATTACACGCCATCGACCAAGTCGTTGGTGAACTCGTCGCCTGCTACGATGCGCGCGGGGTTCAGGTGATTGTGCTTTCGGAATACGGCATCACGCCGGTATCGCGTCCCGTGCACCTCAACCGCCTGTTCCGCGAACGAGGTTGGCTGAGCATCAAGGACGAGCTTGGCACGGAGACTCTGGACAAGGGTGCCAGCCGGGCTTTTGCCTTGGCCGACCACCAGTGCGCACACATTTACGTGCAGGATGAGTCCATCCTCGGCGAAGTCAGCCGCCTGCTCGAAGCGACACCCGGCGTGGGCGAAATTTACGACGCCGACACCAAGGCCCGCGTCGGCCTGGATCATCCGCGCTCGGGCGAGCTCGTCGTGCTTTCTGAGCCGGACAGCTGGTTCACCTACTACTACTGGCTCGACGACGCCAAGGCACCCGACTTCGCGCGCACGGTGGACATCCACCGCAAGCCCGGCTTCGACCCCGTGGAGCTCTTTATCGACCCGTCAATTGCGATGCCCAAGCTCAAGCTTGCGGGTAAACTCCTTCGCAAAAAGCTGGGTCTGCGCACGCTGTTCGACGTGATCCCGCTGGACGCGAATCTCGTCAAAGGCTCGCATGGACATCGGCCAGCCGACCAACAGGACTGGCCGCTGATTATTGGCGCGAGCGATCAGTCGGCGGCAGGTTCGATCGCATCGACGGATGTGCTGGGCGTGATGCTGGAGCATTTGCGTTAA